In Falco biarmicus isolate bFalBia1 chromosome 5, bFalBia1.pri, whole genome shotgun sequence, a single genomic region encodes these proteins:
- the CAND1 gene encoding cullin-associated NEDD8-dissociated protein 1: MASASYHISNLLEKMTSSDKDFRFMATNDLMTELQKDSIKLDDDSERKVVKMILKLLEDKNGEVQNLAVKCLGPLVSKVKEYQVETIVDTLCTNMLSDKEQLRDISSIGLKTVIGELPPASSGSALAANVCKKITGRLTSAIAKQEDVSVQLEALDIMADMLSRQGGLLVNFHPSILTCLLPQLTSPRLAVRKRTIIALGHLVMSCGNMVFVDLIEHLLTELSKNDSMSTTRTYIQCIAAISRQAGHRIGEYLEKIIPLVVKFCNVDDDELREYCIQAFESFVRRCPKEVYPHVSTIINICLKYLTYDPNYNYDDEDEDENAMDADGGDDDDQGSDDEYSDDDDMSWKVRRAAAKCLDAVVSTRHEMLPEFYKTVSPALIARFKEREENVKADVFHAYLSLLKQTRPVQSWLCDPDAMEQGETPLTMLQSQVPNIVKALHKQMKEKSVKTRQCCFNMLTELVNVLPGALTQHVPVLVPGIIFSLNDKSSSSNLKIDALSCLYVILCNHSPQVFHPHVQALVPPVVACVGDPFYKITSEALLVTQQLVKVIRPLDQPSSFDATPYIKDLFTCTIKRLKAADIDQEVKERAISCMGQIICSLGDSLGTDLPSTLQIFLERLKNEITRLTTVKAMTLIAGSPLKIDLRPILGEGVPILASFLRKNQRALKLGTLSALDILIKNYSDSLTAAMIDAVLDELPPLISESDMHVSQMAISFLTTLAKVYPSSLSKISGSILNELIGLVRSPLLQGGALSAMLEFFQALVVTGTNNLGYMDLLRMLTGPVYSQSTALTHKQSYYSIAKCVAALTRACPKEGPAVVGQFIQDVKNSRSTDSIRLLALLSLGEVGHHIDLSGQIELKSVILDAFSSPSEEVKSAASYALGSISVGNLPEYLPFVLQEITSQPKRQYLLLHSLKEIISSASVIGLKPYVENIWALLLKHCECAEEGTRNVVAECLGKLTLIDPETLLPRLKGYLASGSSYARSSVVTAVKFTISDHPQPIDPLLKNCIGDFLKTLEDPDLNVRRVALVTFNSAAHNKPSLIRDLLDTVLPHLYNETKVRKELIREVEMGPFKHTVDDGLDIRKAAFECMYTLLDSCLDRLDIFEFLNHVEDGLKDHYDIKMLTFLMLVRLSTLCPSAVLQRLDRLVEPLRATCTTKVKANSVKQEFEKQDELKRSAMRAVAALLTIPEAEKSPLMSEFQSQISSNPELAAIFESIQKDSSSTNLESMDTS, encoded by the exons CCTTGGCCCTTTGGTGAGTAAAGTGAAGGAGTATCAAGTGGAGACCATCGTAGATACCCTCTGTACAAACATGCTTTCAGATAAAGAACAGTTACGTGACATTTCAAGTATTGGCCTTAAAACTGTGATTGGAGAACTCCCCCCAGCTTCCAGTG GTTCGGCACTAGCAGCTAATGTTTGCAAAAAGATCACAGGGCGTCTCACTAGCGCTATAGCCAAGCAGGAAGATGTGTCTGTTCAACTGGAGGCACTGGATATTATGGCTGATATGCTGAGCAG GCAAGGAGGACTGCTTGTTAACTTCCATCCTTCAATTCTGACCTGTCTGCTCCCCCAGCTGACTAGCCCCAGACTTGCTGTGAGGAAAAGAACCATCATTGCTCTCGGTCACCTGGTTATGAGTTGTGGCAATATGGTTTTTGTTGACCTCATTGAACATCTGTTGACAGAACTGTCTAAAAATGATTCCATGTCAACAACTAGGACCTATATACAGTGTATTGCTGCTATCAGTAGGCAAGCAGGTCATAGAATAG GTGAATATCttgagaaaataattcctttggTTGTAAAGTTTTGTAATGTAGATGATGATGAACTGCGAGAGTACTGCATTCAAGCCTTTGAATCCTTTGTTAGGAG ATGTCCTAAAGAAGTTTATCCTCATGTATCAACTATTATAAACATTTGTCTTAAATATCTTACCTATGATCCTAATTACAATTAtgatgatgaagatgaagatgaaAATGCTATGGATGCTGatggtggtgatgatgatgatcaAG ggAGCGATGATGAATATAGTGATGATGATGACATGAGCTGGAAAGTGAGGCGTGCAGCTGCAAAGTGTCTAGATGCTGTGGTTAGCACACGACATGAAATGCTTCCAGAATTCTACAAAACTGTATCTCCTGCTTTAATAGCCAGATTCAAAGAACGTGAAGAGAATGTTAAAGCAGATGTTTTTCATGCatatctttctcttttaaaacaaactcgACCTGTGCAAAGTTGGCTTTGTGATCCTGATGCAATGGAACAAGGAGAGACGCCTCTGACAATGCTTCAGAGTCAg GTCCCTAACATAGTTAAAGCCTTGCACAAACAGATGAAGGAGAAAAGTGTGAAGACTCGTCAGTGTTGCTTTAACATGCTGACTGAGCTAGTAAATGTATTACCTGGAGCCCTAACACAACATGTTCCTGTACTTGTACCAG gaataattttttcactgaatgATAAATCAAGTTCTTCTAATCTGAAGATAGATGCTTTATCCTGTTTGTATGTGATCCTCTGCAATCATTCTCCCCAAGTCTTTCATCCTCATGTTCAAGCATTGGTACCTCCAGTTGTAGCTTGTGTTGGAGACCCATTTTACAAGATAACGTCAGAGGCACTTTTAGTCACCCAACAACTTGTGAAGGTCATTCGTCCTTTAGACCAGCCTTCTTCCTTTGATGCTACTCCTTACATCAAAGATTTGTTTACTTGTACAATCAAGAGATTAAAGGCTGCTGACATTGATCAGGAGGTGAAAGAAAGGGCAATATCTTGCATGGGTCAAATCATCTGTAGCCTTGGTGACAGCCTAGGCACAGACCTACCTAGTACACTTCAGATCTTCCTagagagactgaaaaatgaGATCACTCGGTTGACTACAGTGAAGGCCATGACATTGATTGCTGGTTCTCCTTTGAAGATAGATTTGAGACCAATCCTTGGGGAAGGAGTTCCtattcttgcttcttttttgaGAAAGAACCAACGAGCTTTGAAACTGGGCACTCTTTCTGCTCTagatattttaattaagaattaCAGTGACAGCTTGACAGCTGCCATGATTGATGCTGTGCTGGATGAGCTTCCACCTCTGATTAGTGAAAGTGATATGCACGTATCACAAATGGCCATTAGTTTTTTGACAACGCTGGCGAAAGTATATCCTTCCTCTTTGTCAAAGATTAGTGGGTCCATTCTCAATGAACTTATTGGGCTGGTGAGATCGCCTCTACTTCAGGGTGGAGCACTTAGTGCCATGCTAGAATTTTTCCAAGCTTTGGTTGTGACTGGTACAAATAATTTAGGCTATATGGATTTACTGCGCATGTTAACGGGTCCAGTGTACTCACAGAGCACAGCACTTACTCACAAGCAGTCTTACTATTCCATTGCCAAATGTGTTGCTGCCCTTACTCGAGCCTGCCCTAAGGAAGGGCCGGCTGTTGTAGGTCAGTTCATTCAAGATGTCAAGAACTCAAGGTCCACAGATTCCATTCGGcttttggctttgctttctcttgggGAAGTTGGGCATCACATTGACTTAAGTGGACAAATTGAGCTGAAGTCTGTAATATTAGATGCATTCTCTTCTCCTAGTGAAGAAGTCAAATCAGCAGCATCTTACGCATTAGGCAGTATTAGTGTTGGCAATCTTCCTGAGTATCTGCCGTTTGTCTTACAAGAAATAACCAGTCAGCCTAAGAGGCAATACCTCCTCCTTCATTccttgaaagaaataattagcTCTGCATCAGTGATTGGTCTCAAACCATATGTTGAGAACATCTGGGCCTTACTCCTAAAACACTGCGAGTGTGCAGAAGAGGGTACAAGGAATGTTGTTGCTGAATGCTTGGGCAAGCTTACGCTAATAGACCCAGAGACTCTGCTTCCACGACTAAAGGGATACTTGGCGTCAG GGTCCTCATATGCTCGAAGTTCAGTGGTTACTGCTGTTAAGTTCACTATTTCTGACCATCCACAACCCATAGACCCACTCTTGAAGAACTGCATAG gtgattttctgaaaacattggAGGACCCGGATCTTAATGTCAGGAGAGTAGCCTTAGTGACATTTAATTCAGCTGCACACAATAAACCGTCATTAATAAGGGACCTGTTAGATACTGTGCTTCCTCATCTTTACAATGAAACAAAAGTCAGAAAGGAATTAATCAGAGAG GTGGAAATGGGACCATTTAAGCATACAGTGGATGATGGATTGGACATAAGGAAAGCAGCTTTCGAGTGCATGTATACTCTTCTGGATAGCTGTTTGGATAGACTAGATATATTTGAATTCTTAAACCATGTTGAAGATGGACTGAAGGATCACTATGATATTAAG ATGCTAACCTTTTTAATGTTGGTGAGACTGTCTACCCTTTGTCCAAGTGCAGTGCTGCAAAGGTTGGATAGGCTCGTTGAACCTTTACGGGCTACATGTACAACTAAG gtaAAGGCAAACTCTGTGAAACAAGAGTTTGAAAAGCAAGATGAACTGAAACGATCTGCCATGAGGGCAGTAGCAGCGCTTCTAACCAttccagaagcagagaagagtCCATTAATGAGTGAATTTCAGTCACAGATAAGCTCTAACCCTGAGCTGGCAGCCATCTTTGAAAGTATCCAAAAAGATTCATCATCCACTAACTTGGAATCAATGGACACTAGTTAG